In a single window of the Silvimonas iriomotensis genome:
- a CDS encoding acetyl-CoA C-acyltransferase, whose amino-acid sequence MSKQVQEAYIVAATRTPVGKAPRGMMRHVRPDDMLAHVIKGALAQVPNLDPSRIEDAVVGCAMPEAEQGMNIARIGVLLAGLPNTVGGVTINRFCSSGINAVQMAADRIRTGEADIMIAAGTESMSMVPMMGNKVALNPEIFAKDENLGIAYGMGLTAEKVANQWNVSREDQDAFAVESHRRALAAIEGGKFSDEITPLEVTYRVPNLATGEVELIKKTLTTDEGPRRDTSMEGLAKLKTVFAAKGSVTAGNSSQMSDGAGALILVSERILKEYNLTPLARYVSFAVKGVPPEIMGIGPKEAIPAALRGAGLSKEDLAWIELNEAFAAQALAVIRDLGLDTSKVNPQGGAIALGHPLGATGAIRAATLVHGMRREGMAGKYGMVTMCIGTGMGAAGIIQSL is encoded by the coding sequence ATGAGCAAACAAGTTCAAGAAGCCTACATTGTTGCTGCGACCCGCACGCCGGTAGGCAAGGCCCCGCGCGGCATGATGCGTCATGTTCGCCCGGACGACATGCTGGCCCACGTGATCAAGGGCGCACTGGCCCAGGTGCCCAACCTGGATCCGTCGCGTATTGAAGACGCCGTGGTCGGTTGCGCCATGCCGGAAGCCGAACAGGGCATGAACATCGCCCGTATCGGCGTGCTGCTGGCTGGCCTGCCCAATACCGTGGGCGGCGTAACCATCAACCGTTTCTGCTCGTCCGGCATCAACGCCGTGCAGATGGCGGCTGACCGCATCCGTACCGGCGAAGCCGACATCATGATCGCCGCCGGCACGGAAAGCATGTCCATGGTGCCGATGATGGGCAACAAGGTTGCGCTGAACCCGGAAATCTTCGCCAAGGACGAAAACCTGGGCATCGCTTACGGCATGGGTCTGACCGCCGAGAAAGTGGCCAACCAGTGGAACGTCAGCCGTGAAGACCAGGATGCGTTTGCGGTTGAATCGCATCGCCGCGCTCTGGCTGCCATTGAAGGCGGCAAGTTCAGCGACGAAATCACCCCGCTGGAGGTCACCTACCGCGTGCCGAACCTGGCCACCGGTGAAGTGGAACTGATCAAGAAGACGCTGACCACGGATGAAGGTCCGCGTCGCGATACCAGCATGGAGGGTCTCGCCAAGCTCAAGACCGTGTTCGCAGCCAAGGGCTCGGTCACGGCTGGCAACAGCTCGCAGATGTCTGACGGCGCAGGCGCGCTGATCCTGGTGTCCGAGCGCATTCTGAAGGAATACAACCTGACCCCGCTGGCACGTTATGTGAGCTTTGCGGTCAAGGGTGTGCCGCCGGAAATCATGGGTATCGGCCCGAAAGAAGCCATCCCCGCTGCGCTGCGTGGCGCCGGTCTGAGCAAGGAAGACCTGGCCTGGATCGAACTGAACGAAGCCTTTGCCGCACAGGCGCTGGCCGTGATCCGTGATCTGGGTCTGGACACCAGCAAGGTCAACCCGCAAGGCGGCGCCATTGCCCTGGGTCACCCGCTGGGCGCTACCGGTGCCATCCGCGCTGCCACGCTGGTTCACGGCATGCGCCGCGAAGGCATGGCCGGCAAATACGGCATGGTCACCATGTGTATCGGTACCGGTATGGGTGCCGCCGGCATCATCCAGTCGCTGTAA
- a CDS encoding 3-hydroxyacyl-CoA dehydrogenase/enoyl-CoA hydratase family protein, translating to MVQTANIRRVAVLGAGVMGAQIAAHLVNAGIDTVLFDLPAKEGDANGIVKKAIDNLKKLKPAPFSSVARAEHVAMANYGTDLEQLASCDLVIEAIAERLDWKLDLYAKIAPHLAKHAILATNTSGLSIGKLAEGVPAELRDRFCGIHFFNPPRYMYLVELIPTAHTAGAQLDALETFLVTRLGKGVVRAKDTPNFIANRIGVFSMLATIHHAERFGIRFDVVDDLTGPRLGRPKSATFRTADVVGLDTFAHVVKTMTDNLPDDPWHSHYQAPAWMAALIEKGALGQKTRAGIYKKEGKDILVLDPKAGEYVASGQKGSDEVKAILKIADPAERFAALRASAHPEAQFLWACMRDVWQYIAYWLGDIAGCARDVDFAIRWGFGWKQGPFEMWQAAGWKAIAAAINEDIAAGKTMSSAALPAWVAQRDGVHTPQGSYSAADNSLKPTSSLPVYERQIYPPTVFGDAEPDYGETVFENDGVRMWLRAGDDVPVLTFKTKAHCVGPDVLAGVQKAVKIAEERFPGLVIWHPEAPFSVGADLASMGPAFMTGDFASIENMVHEFQKTSMTIKYSQVPVVGAAQGYAFGGGCEFLMHCARVVAALETYVGLVEVGVGLLPAGGGCKEFALRASREAKGGDILASLKDYYMAMAMAKVGTSAEEAREIGYLRESDIIVFNANEILHVAQSQVRALADANYKAPVKPKAFPVMGRAGAATIRGQLVNMLEGGFISKYDYFIGCQIADVVSGGDVEAGTLVDEEWILKLERERFMGLLKKGKTQERIMYMLENNKPLRN from the coding sequence ATGGTCCAGACAGCCAACATTCGCCGCGTCGCCGTACTTGGCGCCGGGGTGATGGGTGCGCAGATTGCCGCTCACCTGGTGAACGCCGGTATCGATACCGTGCTTTTTGATTTGCCGGCCAAAGAGGGCGACGCCAACGGCATCGTCAAGAAGGCAATCGACAATCTGAAAAAGCTCAAGCCCGCGCCGTTTTCCAGCGTGGCCCGTGCCGAGCACGTTGCCATGGCCAACTACGGCACCGATCTGGAACAACTGGCCAGCTGTGACCTGGTGATCGAGGCGATTGCCGAACGCCTGGACTGGAAGCTGGACCTCTACGCCAAAATTGCCCCGCATCTGGCAAAACACGCCATTCTGGCAACCAATACTTCCGGCTTGTCGATCGGCAAGCTGGCCGAAGGTGTACCGGCAGAACTGCGTGATCGCTTCTGCGGTATTCACTTCTTCAACCCGCCGCGCTACATGTACCTGGTCGAACTGATCCCGACCGCCCATACCGCCGGCGCCCAGCTGGACGCCCTGGAAACCTTCCTGGTGACGCGTCTGGGCAAGGGTGTGGTTCGCGCCAAAGATACGCCCAACTTCATCGCCAACCGCATCGGTGTGTTCTCCATGCTGGCGACGATTCACCACGCCGAACGCTTCGGCATCCGTTTTGACGTGGTTGACGACCTGACCGGCCCGCGCCTGGGCCGTCCGAAGTCTGCCACTTTCCGTACCGCTGACGTGGTGGGCCTCGATACCTTCGCCCACGTGGTCAAGACCATGACCGACAACCTGCCGGATGATCCGTGGCACAGCCACTATCAGGCCCCGGCCTGGATGGCAGCATTGATCGAGAAGGGCGCGCTGGGCCAGAAGACCCGCGCCGGTATCTACAAGAAAGAAGGCAAGGACATCCTGGTACTGGACCCGAAAGCGGGCGAGTACGTAGCGTCTGGCCAGAAGGGCAGCGACGAAGTCAAAGCCATCCTCAAGATTGCCGACCCGGCTGAGCGCTTTGCTGCACTGCGCGCCTCTGCGCACCCGGAAGCGCAATTCCTGTGGGCCTGCATGCGTGATGTGTGGCAATACATTGCCTACTGGCTGGGCGACATTGCCGGCTGCGCCCGTGATGTGGACTTCGCCATTCGCTGGGGTTTCGGCTGGAAGCAAGGTCCGTTTGAAATGTGGCAAGCCGCTGGCTGGAAAGCCATTGCTGCGGCCATTAACGAAGACATCGCCGCTGGCAAGACCATGAGCAGCGCCGCGCTGCCGGCCTGGGTGGCCCAGCGTGATGGCGTGCATACGCCGCAGGGCAGCTACAGCGCCGCGGACAACAGCCTCAAGCCGACGTCCAGCCTGCCGGTGTACGAACGCCAGATTTACCCGCCGACCGTGTTTGGCGATGCTGAACCGGACTACGGCGAAACCGTGTTCGAAAACGACGGCGTGCGCATGTGGCTGCGCGCTGGCGACGACGTGCCGGTGCTGACCTTCAAGACCAAAGCGCATTGCGTGGGTCCGGATGTGCTGGCTGGCGTGCAAAAGGCCGTGAAGATTGCGGAAGAGCGCTTCCCGGGTCTGGTGATCTGGCATCCGGAAGCCCCGTTCTCGGTCGGCGCGGATCTGGCCAGCATGGGCCCGGCCTTCATGACCGGCGACTTTGCCTCGATCGAAAACATGGTGCACGAGTTCCAGAAGACCTCGATGACCATCAAGTACAGCCAGGTGCCGGTGGTTGGCGCCGCGCAAGGTTATGCGTTTGGTGGCGGTTGCGAGTTCCTGATGCACTGCGCCCGCGTGGTGGCTGCGCTGGAAACCTACGTGGGTCTGGTGGAAGTCGGCGTGGGCCTGCTGCCGGCCGGTGGCGGTTGCAAGGAGTTCGCCCTGCGTGCCTCCCGTGAGGCCAAGGGTGGCGATATCCTCGCCAGCCTGAAGGACTACTACATGGCCATGGCCATGGCCAAAGTTGGCACTTCTGCTGAAGAAGCCAGGGAAATCGGTTACCTGCGTGAATCCGACATCATCGTGTTCAACGCCAACGAAATCCTGCACGTGGCCCAGTCGCAAGTACGCGCCCTGGCCGATGCCAACTACAAGGCCCCGGTCAAGCCCAAGGCCTTCCCGGTGATGGGTCGCGCTGGCGCTGCCACCATCCGTGGTCAGTTGGTGAACATGCTCGAAGGCGGTTTCATCAGCAAGTACGACTACTTCATTGGCTGCCAGATCGCGGATGTGGTCAGCGGTGGCGATGTTGAAGCCGGCACGCTGGTGGATGAAGAGTGGATTCTGAAGCTGGAGCGTGAGCGCTTCATGGGGCTGCTGAAGAAGGGCAAGACCCAGGAACGCATCATGTACATGCTGGAAAACAACAAGCCGTTGCGCAACTGA
- a CDS encoding OmpP1/FadL family transporter, translated as MKKMVCALRMIGAGSLVALSGHALASGYSFGVQSISAQSVANANGAEAKDASVLFFNPAGMTHLQGDNIAGGIVVVDPSIKVSNASSTTVNGVPVSGNNGGDPTEAVAVPQLYYTHQINDQAYAGIGFFVPFGDSVKYDSGWVGRYNSTRLDMRTYTFNPSFAYKFNDHLSLGVGVSAQYMDASFKKKADFGSLAAQSLQAQLSTPAGQAQITNLVTQMTAQGLLTQAQALQIQQNLPAAIASMQGNAKYDGELSYEGTDWGFGWNIGLMYDVDPTLRFGAAYRSSIHQNLSGDADWNDPQNFNLDALNQYGTAGTILNKALNTAVQGAFSAFEDGNGKVSVDTPDTLSLNFFKKINDKWAVMGDWTHTWHSKFDELSLQFSNGLPNAVIEQKWKNTNRYSLGATYQWSDPFQLRFGVAYDQSPVPSDTYRIAALPDNNRIWYSIGFNYAFNRNLSVDVAYTYVNIQDAHMNNNEGCVLPTCTGSGTTTVADFTSNANILGAQMNYHF; from the coding sequence ATGAAGAAGATGGTCTGCGCTTTACGCATGATTGGTGCCGGTTCGCTGGTGGCACTGTCTGGTCATGCACTTGCTTCCGGCTACAGCTTTGGTGTGCAGAGTATCAGCGCGCAAAGCGTGGCCAACGCCAACGGCGCGGAAGCCAAGGATGCGTCTGTCCTGTTTTTTAACCCGGCTGGCATGACGCATCTGCAAGGGGACAATATTGCAGGCGGTATCGTTGTGGTTGACCCGTCGATCAAGGTGTCCAACGCCAGTTCCACCACCGTCAACGGTGTACCGGTCTCGGGCAACAACGGTGGTGACCCCACCGAAGCCGTCGCGGTGCCGCAGCTGTACTACACGCACCAGATCAATGACCAGGCGTATGCCGGTATCGGTTTCTTTGTACCGTTCGGTGACTCGGTCAAGTACGACAGCGGTTGGGTAGGTCGTTACAACTCCACCCGCCTGGACATGCGTACCTACACGTTCAACCCGTCGTTTGCCTACAAGTTCAACGACCATCTGTCGCTGGGTGTCGGTGTATCTGCCCAGTACATGGATGCCTCGTTCAAGAAGAAGGCTGACTTCGGTTCGCTGGCCGCGCAATCGCTGCAAGCCCAGTTGTCCACCCCGGCCGGTCAGGCCCAGATCACCAACCTGGTGACCCAGATGACGGCCCAAGGTTTGCTGACCCAGGCACAAGCCCTGCAGATCCAGCAAAACCTGCCAGCCGCCATTGCCAGCATGCAAGGCAATGCCAAGTACGACGGCGAACTTTCCTACGAAGGCACCGACTGGGGCTTTGGCTGGAACATCGGCCTGATGTACGACGTGGACCCGACCCTGCGTTTTGGCGCCGCCTATCGCAGCAGCATTCACCAGAACCTGTCGGGTGATGCGGACTGGAACGACCCGCAAAACTTCAACCTGGATGCCCTGAACCAGTATGGTACGGCCGGCACCATCCTGAACAAGGCACTGAACACCGCCGTGCAAGGCGCGTTCTCTGCGTTTGAAGATGGTAACGGCAAGGTTTCGGTCGATACCCCTGACACCCTGTCGCTGAACTTCTTCAAGAAAATCAATGACAAATGGGCTGTGATGGGCGACTGGACCCACACCTGGCATTCCAAGTTTGATGAACTGTCGCTGCAGTTCTCCAACGGCCTGCCGAACGCTGTGATCGAGCAAAAGTGGAAGAACACCAACCGCTACTCGCTCGGCGCGACTTATCAATGGAGCGATCCGTTCCAGCTGCGTTTCGGCGTGGCGTATGACCAGTCCCCGGTGCCGAGCGATACCTATCGTATTGCGGCGCTGCCGGACAACAACCGGATCTGGTACTCCATCGGCTTTAACTATGCATTCAATCGCAACCTCTCGGTTGATGTGGCCTACACCTACGTAAACATCCAGGACGCCCACATGAACAACAACGAAGGCTGCGTGCTGCCCACATGTACGGGTAGCGGTACGACCACGGTGGCAGACTTCACCAGCAACGCCAATATTCTTGGCGCGCAGATGAACTACCACTTCTAA
- a CDS encoding acyl-CoA dehydrogenase has translation MTALICVAVVLIAFLAVAYLRAPLWLSSLLVLLGVVYGVATHGLNVIVGTVIVVILAVLNIKPFRRAFITNPLFSVFKKITPAMSQTEQEAVDAGTVWWDRDLFSGKPDFDRLHSFPAPKLTAEEQAFLDGPTEQLCAMLDDWKITHDTKDLSPEAWQFIKDQGFLGMIIKKQYGGKEFSNLAHARVVTKIATRSGSAAVTVMVPNSLGPGELLQHYGTEAQKNYYLPRLAKGIEIPCFALTSPEAGSDAGGIPDYGVVARGSYTDPRTGEHHENVLGIRVSWEKRYITLGPIATILGLAFKLYDPDGLLGDKKDIGITCALIPTEHEGVQIGRRHYPGTSVFQNGPNWGKDVFIPMDWVIGGKDYVGQGWRMLVECLSVGRCISLPAMSVASGKLSSFTTGAYARIRNQFGLAIGKFEGVDEALARIGGFTYQMDAAQSLALTGLDMGEKPSVLSGILKYHNTERMRKSINDAMDVHAGKAVCIGPNNYLAHGYQAIPVAITVEGANILTRSMIIFGQGAIRCHPFVLKELRAAMSNDAAAFDSAVIGHIGFTISNAVRSLVMGLTCARFAGSPKSGPTSVYYRNTMRMSSAFAFVADMGMASLGGSLKFKEKLSARLGDALSNLYIATAVLKKYQDEGSTAEDLPLVQWAAQTALHDCQVALDGFLNNHPNRLLACLMRFVVFPFGLTQRAPSDAIGTKVARLLMEPSVSRDRLTEYMYKPTAETDPVGVLDHALKAVIATEAAEGKLRKAARGGQVSGWTSHAQLADAQGKGLITQEEFNAITRARQLKRAVIMVDDFDQKLNNPDPEVTTRVVF, from the coding sequence ATGACCGCGCTGATCTGTGTGGCTGTTGTCCTCATCGCTTTCCTGGCCGTGGCTTACCTGCGCGCGCCGCTGTGGTTGTCGTCCCTGCTGGTGTTGCTGGGCGTTGTTTACGGTGTGGCCACGCACGGCCTGAACGTGATTGTGGGCACCGTGATTGTGGTGATTCTGGCGGTGCTCAATATCAAGCCGTTCCGCCGCGCTTTCATTACCAACCCGCTGTTCTCTGTCTTCAAGAAAATCACCCCGGCCATGTCGCAGACCGAGCAAGAAGCGGTCGACGCCGGCACCGTGTGGTGGGATCGTGATCTGTTCTCTGGCAAGCCGGACTTTGATCGTCTGCACAGCTTTCCGGCCCCGAAGCTGACCGCTGAAGAGCAAGCCTTCCTTGATGGCCCGACAGAACAGCTGTGCGCCATGCTGGATGACTGGAAGATCACGCACGACACCAAGGATCTGTCGCCGGAAGCCTGGCAATTCATCAAGGATCAGGGCTTCCTGGGCATGATCATCAAGAAGCAATACGGCGGCAAAGAGTTCTCCAACCTTGCCCACGCCCGTGTTGTGACCAAGATCGCCACCCGTAGCGGCTCTGCTGCCGTGACGGTGATGGTGCCCAACTCGCTCGGCCCGGGTGAGTTGCTGCAGCACTACGGCACTGAAGCGCAAAAGAATTACTACCTGCCGCGCCTGGCGAAGGGGATCGAGATCCCGTGCTTTGCGCTGACTAGCCCGGAAGCCGGTTCTGATGCCGGTGGTATCCCGGACTACGGCGTCGTGGCCCGTGGCAGCTATACCGATCCGCGTACCGGCGAGCACCATGAAAACGTGCTGGGTATCCGCGTGTCCTGGGAAAAGCGTTACATCACGCTGGGCCCGATCGCGACCATCCTGGGTCTGGCGTTCAAGCTGTATGACCCGGATGGCCTCCTGGGCGACAAGAAAGACATCGGCATTACCTGCGCGTTGATCCCGACCGAACACGAAGGCGTGCAGATCGGCCGTCGTCACTACCCGGGTACCAGCGTGTTCCAGAACGGTCCGAACTGGGGCAAGGATGTGTTCATCCCGATGGACTGGGTGATCGGCGGCAAGGATTACGTCGGTCAGGGCTGGCGCATGCTGGTGGAATGTCTGTCGGTGGGTCGTTGTATCTCGCTGCCGGCCATGTCCGTCGCTTCTGGCAAGCTGTCTTCCTTCACCACCGGCGCGTATGCCCGTATCCGTAACCAGTTTGGTCTGGCCATCGGCAAGTTTGAAGGCGTGGATGAAGCGCTGGCCCGTATCGGCGGCTTTACCTACCAGATGGACGCCGCACAAAGCCTGGCGCTGACCGGTCTGGATATGGGCGAGAAACCGTCCGTGTTGTCCGGCATCCTGAAGTACCACAACACCGAACGCATGCGTAAATCCATCAATGATGCGATGGACGTGCACGCCGGCAAGGCCGTGTGTATCGGCCCGAACAACTACCTGGCGCACGGTTATCAGGCCATTCCGGTGGCGATCACCGTGGAAGGCGCCAACATCCTGACCCGTTCGATGATCATCTTCGGTCAGGGCGCCATCCGCTGCCATCCGTTCGTGCTCAAAGAACTGCGCGCGGCCATGAGCAATGACGCTGCCGCCTTTGACAGCGCCGTGATCGGTCACATCGGCTTCACCATCAGCAACGCCGTGCGTTCGCTGGTCATGGGCCTGACTTGCGCCCGCTTTGCCGGCAGCCCCAAATCCGGCCCGACTTCGGTTTACTACCGCAACACCATGCGCATGTCCTCCGCGTTTGCCTTCGTGGCCGACATGGGTATGGCTTCGCTGGGCGGCAGCCTGAAGTTCAAGGAAAAGCTCTCCGCCCGTCTGGGTGATGCGCTGTCCAATCTGTACATCGCCACCGCCGTGCTGAAGAAGTATCAGGACGAAGGTTCGACCGCAGAAGACCTGCCGCTGGTGCAGTGGGCTGCGCAGACTGCACTGCATGACTGCCAGGTTGCACTGGATGGTTTCCTGAACAACCACCCGAACCGCCTGCTGGCCTGCCTGATGCGCTTCGTGGTGTTCCCGTTCGGTCTGACCCAGCGTGCACCGTCTGATGCCATTGGTACCAAGGTTGCCCGTTTGCTGATGGAACCGTCGGTCAGCCGTGATCGCCTGACTGAATATATGTACAAGCCGACTGCCGAGACCGATCCGGTGGGCGTACTGGATCACGCACTCAAGGCCGTGATCGCCACTGAAGCGGCTGAAGGCAAGCTGCGCAAGGCCGCCCGCGGTGGTCAGGTGTCGGGCTGGACCTCTCATGCCCAACTAGCTGATGCCCAGGGCAAGGGCCTGATTACGCAAGAAGAATTCAACGCCATTACCCGTGCCCGCCAGCTCAAGCGTGCGGTGATCATGGTGGATGACTTTGATCAGAAACTGAACAACCCGGACCCGGAAGTCACCACCCGCGTGGTCTTCTGA
- a CDS encoding TetR/AcrR family transcriptional regulator, protein MAESIRAVETSTRILDAAELLFVEHGFDATSMRLITQAAGVNIAAVNYYFGSKDGLFKAVFERRAEPFVRLFVGHLDRLERSVQIPAAAQVVESFVSAACELGRDTTLGGLVFVRLLARTFVEPHPVLKESMPRRYSELTRRYTDALVRALPHLTEAEVHWRFHFLANAMFNAFAGTNVLRLFMAQPIVNARDPQMVARMLVPFVVAGLDAPAADPALNNSNS, encoded by the coding sequence ATGGCCGAGTCTATCCGGGCTGTCGAAACGTCCACCCGCATTCTTGATGCCGCCGAACTGCTGTTCGTCGAACATGGTTTCGATGCCACCTCCATGCGCCTGATTACCCAGGCTGCCGGGGTCAATATTGCTGCTGTGAACTACTACTTTGGCTCCAAGGACGGCTTGTTCAAAGCCGTATTCGAACGTCGTGCCGAGCCGTTTGTACGTTTGTTTGTAGGTCATCTGGATCGCCTTGAGCGGTCCGTGCAGATTCCCGCCGCCGCGCAAGTGGTGGAGTCGTTTGTGTCCGCAGCCTGTGAGCTGGGGCGCGATACGACACTGGGTGGCCTTGTGTTCGTACGCCTGCTGGCCCGCACCTTCGTGGAGCCGCACCCCGTGCTGAAAGAAAGCATGCCGCGTCGTTACAGCGAGCTCACCCGCCGGTATACCGATGCCCTGGTCCGCGCGCTGCCGCATCTGACCGAAGCCGAAGTCCACTGGCGTTTCCACTTTCTGGCCAATGCGATGTTCAACGCATTTGCCGGCACCAACGTCCTGCGCCTTTTCATGGCGCAACCCATTGTCAATGCGCGTGACCCGCAAATGGTCGCCCGCATGCTCGTTCCTTTTGTCGTAGCAGGACTGGACGCGCCCGCCGCCGATCCCGCCCTGAATAACTCGAATTCCTAA
- a CDS encoding YchJ family protein has product MKSRSVPDQASACPCGRPKNYDHCCGVFHAGTPAPTPEDLMRSRYTAYVMQQGPYLLQTWASATRPEHMDFAEDGGIKWLGLEIKRASMEGESGIVEFVARYKVGGRAHRMHETSRFIRDADGRWYYLDGDVDGQ; this is encoded by the coding sequence GTGAAATCCCGCTCCGTTCCAGATCAAGCCAGCGCCTGCCCCTGCGGCCGCCCGAAAAACTATGACCACTGCTGCGGCGTGTTCCATGCCGGCACGCCGGCGCCCACGCCCGAAGACCTGATGCGTTCACGCTATACGGCGTATGTAATGCAGCAGGGCCCTTATCTGCTGCAAACCTGGGCCAGCGCGACGCGCCCGGAGCACATGGACTTTGCCGAAGATGGAGGCATCAAGTGGCTGGGGCTGGAGATCAAGCGCGCCAGCATGGAAGGGGAGAGTGGCATCGTCGAGTTCGTTGCCCGCTATAAAGTCGGTGGACGCGCCCACCGCATGCATGAAACCAGCCGCTTCATCCGGGACGCAGATGGCCGCTGGTATTACCTGGATGGTGACGTCGACGGCCAGTGA
- a CDS encoding HAD family hydrolase, translating to MSFPPLQAAIFDMDGLMLDTERIAIDCWASAARELQLQMHDQVPYGMVGMHMSKVPAYLLAELGPDAPVQQLIDATHACYLEATAKAIPHRPGVIALLDWLRERGVPCAVATSSRRSVASHHLQAAGLWPYFEFAVCGDEIEHPKPAPDIYIKAATGLGRQPAECVAFEDSNFGIAAAHSAGCRAIMVPDLRPPTAETMALGVPVVESLSAAQPIVEAWLRVTTP from the coding sequence ATGTCTTTTCCTCCCCTGCAGGCCGCCATTTTCGATATGGACGGCTTGATGCTGGACACCGAACGCATCGCCATCGATTGCTGGGCCAGCGCTGCCCGCGAACTCCAACTGCAAATGCATGATCAGGTGCCCTACGGCATGGTCGGCATGCACATGAGCAAAGTGCCGGCGTACCTGCTGGCAGAACTCGGCCCGGACGCCCCGGTCCAGCAACTGATAGATGCAACCCACGCCTGCTATCTTGAAGCCACAGCCAAAGCGATTCCGCACCGCCCCGGCGTGATTGCCCTGCTGGACTGGCTGCGTGAGCGCGGTGTGCCCTGCGCCGTGGCGACGTCGTCGCGCCGCAGCGTGGCATCGCATCATCTGCAAGCGGCCGGACTGTGGCCGTATTTTGAATTTGCCGTTTGCGGCGATGAAATCGAACACCCCAAGCCCGCGCCGGATATCTATATCAAGGCGGCAACCGGCCTGGGGCGCCAGCCGGCCGAGTGCGTGGCGTTCGAGGATTCCAATTTCGGTATTGCCGCTGCGCACAGCGCCGGTTGCCGCGCCATCATGGTGCCGGACCTGCGCCCGCCCACGGCTGAAACCATGGCGCTGGGCGTGCCGGTGGTTGAATCGCTCAGTGCCGCGCAACCCATTGTCGAAGCCTGGTTGCGCGTGACCACACCCTGA